A DNA window from Micromonospora sp. NBC_01739 contains the following coding sequences:
- a CDS encoding GH1 family beta-glucosidase — protein sequence MSMLTRRHLLRQAALSATAVTPAGAALGAVATAAGATALTGCATDDGTAPTDPATSAAARLQFPVDFGWGAATSAYQIEGAAKEDGRGESVWDTFSRTPGRTRNGDTGDVAADHYHRYAEDLDLMRDLGLRSYRFSISWPRIQPDGSGAANQRGLDFYRRLIDGLHERGISPMATLFHWDLPQTLQDAGGWESREVAYRFADYAATLFDALGDRVPVWLTINEPKTVVQNGYLYGHHAPGRRDPDAAYLVAHHLQLAHGLAVQALRAEGREGRIGPAFNLHPCYPADDSPAAAEATRLYDGYENRLYLDSALKGSYPEDVLADLGPDSRMVRGIRDGDLEIISSPVDVLAVQYYTPIYVTGGGGTTRRWPTSEASWQQIYPDGMYDILTRVTRDYGPIPLTVTENGLPTPDVLAADGTVEDTGRVTFLRDHLAAAHRAITDGVPLESFHVWSLLDNFEWAEGYDQRWGLIYIDYPTQRRVLKRSAHWYRQVIADNAV from the coding sequence ATGTCGATGCTCACCAGGCGACACCTGCTGCGCCAAGCGGCGCTGTCGGCCACCGCCGTAACACCGGCCGGTGCCGCCCTGGGCGCGGTCGCCACCGCAGCCGGCGCCACCGCCCTCACCGGTTGCGCCACCGACGACGGCACCGCCCCCACCGATCCGGCCACCAGCGCCGCCGCCCGGTTGCAGTTCCCGGTGGACTTCGGCTGGGGCGCGGCCACCTCGGCGTACCAGATCGAAGGGGCCGCCAAGGAGGACGGCCGGGGCGAGTCGGTCTGGGACACCTTCAGCCGTACCCCCGGGCGCACCCGCAACGGCGACACCGGTGACGTCGCCGCCGATCACTACCACCGCTACGCCGAAGACCTCGATCTGATGCGCGACCTGGGGCTGCGCAGCTACCGGTTCTCCATCTCCTGGCCGCGCATCCAGCCCGACGGCAGCGGTGCCGCCAACCAACGTGGTCTCGACTTCTACCGCCGCCTGATCGACGGGCTGCACGAGCGGGGCATCTCCCCGATGGCCACCCTGTTCCACTGGGACCTGCCGCAGACCCTGCAGGACGCCGGCGGCTGGGAGTCCCGCGAAGTCGCCTACCGCTTCGCCGACTACGCCGCCACCCTCTTCGACGCCCTCGGCGACCGGGTGCCGGTCTGGCTCACCATCAACGAGCCCAAGACCGTGGTGCAGAACGGCTACCTGTACGGCCACCACGCCCCCGGCCGGCGGGATCCCGACGCCGCCTACCTGGTCGCCCACCACCTGCAACTGGCCCACGGCCTCGCGGTGCAGGCGCTGCGCGCCGAGGGCCGGGAGGGTCGCATCGGCCCGGCCTTCAACCTGCACCCCTGCTACCCCGCCGACGACTCCCCCGCCGCCGCCGAGGCCACCCGGCTGTACGACGGTTACGAGAACCGCCTCTACCTCGACTCGGCGCTCAAGGGCAGCTATCCCGAGGACGTCCTGGCCGACCTGGGGCCGGACAGCCGGATGGTGCGCGGCATCCGCGACGGCGACCTGGAGATCATCTCCTCGCCGGTCGACGTGCTCGCCGTGCAGTACTACACCCCGATCTACGTCACCGGCGGCGGCGGCACCACCCGCCGGTGGCCCACCTCCGAGGCCAGCTGGCAGCAGATCTACCCGGACGGGATGTACGACATCCTGACCCGGGTGACCCGGGACTACGGCCCGATCCCGCTGACCGTCACCGAGAACGGACTGCCCACCCCGGACGTCCTCGCCGCCGACGGCACCGTCGAGGACACCGGCCGGGTCACCTTCCTACGTGACCACCTGGCCGCCGCCCACCGCGCCATCACCGACGGGGTGCCCCTGGAGAGCTTCCACGTCTGGTCGCTGCTGGACAACTTCGAGTGGGCCGAGGGGTACGACCAGCGCTGGGGACTGATCTACATCGACTACCCCACCCAGCGGCGCGTACTCAAGCGCAGCGCCCACTGGTACCGCCAGGTAATCGCCGACAACGCGGTGTGA
- a CDS encoding roadblock/LC7 domain-containing protein encodes MTTLSQEARDLSWLVSGFTQRVPGVAHAVVVSSDGLLVAISDHLPRDHADKLAAVTSGLMSITAGAAQMFDGDVVKQTVVEMGRGYFLVMQIRDGSILATLAGAEADIGVVGYEMARLAKQAGEMLTPALRAELQQALPR; translated from the coding sequence GTGACAACGTTGTCTCAGGAGGCCCGGGACCTGAGCTGGCTGGTCAGCGGGTTCACGCAACGGGTGCCCGGTGTGGCGCACGCCGTGGTGGTGTCCTCCGACGGGCTGCTGGTCGCGATCTCCGACCATCTGCCGCGCGACCACGCGGACAAGCTGGCCGCGGTGACCTCGGGCCTGATGAGCATCACCGCCGGTGCGGCCCAGATGTTCGACGGTGACGTGGTCAAGCAGACCGTGGTCGAGATGGGTCGCGGCTACTTCCTGGTGATGCAGATCCGGGACGGCTCGATCCTGGCCACCCTGGCCGGGGCGGAGGCCGACATCGGGGTGGTGGGCTACGAGATGGCCCGGCTGGCCAAGCAGGCCGGGGAGATGTTGACCCCGGCCCTGCGCGCCGAACTCCAGCAGGCCCTGCCCCGCTGA
- a CDS encoding sensor histidine kinase, translating to MGTGPDQDPTVSQHRRRRFDVRVVPHRRRSALRIHDWRMRTKLATVLVIPSVAFLVLAGVQTQNLVSQANTLSDFSAQVGIGQEIAELVHRLQQERDRTVGELPAMRAAASEEETGQVTATLAPYRADTDQAAQALRRVAEPVGRGDAAWQDAFTVAYQAYQQVGYMRSVTTTVVLSNDTILGNYNRAVDALLTLLSQPAPGAERPDLSEAVARYVQFARAKELTSRVRAELYAAARSGGYESNDRAQINDLRARQQTALGTFRIAASHAQVTRYDRISQHDAFVQAARLEERALTQDPTALTLLPDDDWWTFSEVRHDLLREFEAGVLEDSAAQAETASELQWRETLLMVGVIIAVLLVAVLISVLIGRSLARSIRMLRSQALNIAQVELPEALARLRSVSGGVPHIEVAPAVVRSLDEIGELAEAFVAVHRSAVGVAVEQANMRRNVNAMFVNLARRSQVLVERQLELLDDLEREENDPDQLENLFKLDHLAARMRRNDESLLVLAGTESTRRWNRPIGLNAVLLAASAEIEQYQRVSYVEVADLHLVGHAVGEVVHLLAELLENATAFSRPDTLVRVMACQEGNGATIEIADQGLGMSQTALAEANAVLATPPAADVATVERMGLFVVSHLAARHGIEVRLHGGTGGLVARVRLPDALLASPSSELEPFVPQRPLPVPRSAPPAQIGDAPMELPVAGRRPATVPRQAHPVPVRAENVLPPVTVPASGGGGWWSREGPAPTSSAGGEAPPEVPVTAGTNARGLPMRVPMAQLQSVTQPARPGQQQSTRHDPDPEAVGGMLSKLYSGVRRAEAEETTEIPVPPPGTWSEGGLK from the coding sequence GTGGGGACAGGACCGGACCAGGACCCGACGGTGTCACAGCATCGTCGGCGTCGGTTCGATGTCCGGGTGGTGCCCCACCGTCGTCGTTCCGCCCTGCGCATCCACGACTGGCGGATGCGGACCAAGCTCGCCACCGTACTGGTGATCCCGTCGGTGGCCTTCCTGGTCCTGGCAGGGGTGCAGACCCAGAACCTGGTCAGCCAGGCCAACACCCTGAGTGACTTCTCCGCCCAGGTGGGCATCGGGCAGGAGATCGCCGAACTGGTGCACCGGTTGCAGCAGGAGCGCGACCGTACGGTCGGTGAGCTGCCCGCCATGCGGGCCGCCGCCTCCGAGGAGGAGACCGGCCAGGTGACCGCGACCCTGGCCCCCTACCGCGCCGACACCGACCAGGCGGCCCAGGCGCTGCGCCGGGTGGCCGAGCCGGTGGGCAGGGGGGACGCCGCCTGGCAGGACGCCTTCACGGTGGCGTACCAGGCATACCAGCAGGTCGGCTACATGCGCAGCGTTACGACCACTGTGGTGTTGAGCAACGACACCATCCTGGGCAACTACAACCGGGCGGTGGACGCCCTGCTCACCCTGCTCTCCCAGCCCGCCCCCGGCGCGGAGCGGCCGGACCTGTCCGAGGCGGTGGCCCGCTACGTGCAGTTCGCCCGGGCCAAGGAACTCACCTCGCGGGTACGCGCGGAACTCTATGCGGCGGCCCGCAGCGGCGGGTACGAGTCCAACGACCGGGCACAGATAAACGACCTGCGGGCCCGCCAGCAGACCGCCCTGGGCACCTTCCGCATCGCGGCCAGCCACGCCCAGGTGACCCGCTACGACCGGATCAGCCAGCACGACGCCTTCGTCCAGGCCGCCCGGCTGGAGGAACGGGCGCTGACCCAGGACCCGACCGCCCTGACCCTGCTGCCGGACGACGACTGGTGGACCTTCAGCGAGGTACGCCACGATCTGCTGCGGGAGTTCGAGGCCGGGGTGCTGGAGGACTCGGCCGCGCAGGCCGAGACGGCCAGCGAACTCCAGTGGCGGGAGACCCTGCTGATGGTCGGGGTGATCATCGCGGTGCTGCTGGTGGCCGTACTGATCTCGGTGCTCATCGGCCGTTCGCTGGCCAGGTCGATCCGCATGCTGCGCTCCCAGGCGTTGAACATCGCGCAGGTCGAGCTGCCGGAGGCGCTGGCCCGGCTGCGCTCGGTCTCCGGCGGCGTACCGCACATCGAGGTGGCCCCGGCGGTGGTGCGGTCCCTCGACGAGATCGGCGAACTGGCCGAGGCCTTCGTCGCGGTGCACCGCAGCGCGGTCGGGGTGGCCGTCGAGCAGGCCAACATGCGGCGCAACGTCAACGCGATGTTCGTCAACCTGGCCCGGCGTAGCCAGGTGCTGGTGGAGCGGCAACTGGAACTGCTCGACGACCTGGAACGCGAGGAGAACGACCCGGACCAGCTGGAGAACCTGTTCAAGCTGGACCATCTAGCCGCCCGGATGCGCCGTAACGACGAGAGCCTGCTGGTGCTGGCCGGCACGGAATCGACCCGCCGGTGGAACCGGCCGATCGGGTTGAACGCGGTGCTGTTGGCCGCCAGCGCGGAGATCGAGCAGTACCAGCGGGTGAGCTACGTGGAGGTGGCCGACCTGCATCTGGTGGGCCACGCCGTCGGCGAGGTGGTGCACCTGCTCGCCGAGTTGCTGGAGAACGCCACCGCCTTCTCCCGCCCCGACACGCTGGTGCGGGTCATGGCCTGTCAGGAGGGCAACGGGGCGACCATCGAGATCGCCGACCAGGGCCTGGGGATGAGCCAGACCGCACTGGCCGAGGCCAACGCCGTGCTGGCCACCCCGCCCGCGGCGGACGTGGCGACGGTGGAGCGGATGGGTCTGTTCGTGGTCAGCCATCTGGCCGCCCGGCACGGCATCGAGGTGCGGTTGCACGGCGGGACCGGCGGGCTGGTGGCCCGGGTCCGGCTGCCGGATGCCCTGCTGGCGTCGCCGTCGTCGGAGTTGGAACCCTTCGTACCCCAGCGTCCGCTACCGGTACCCCGGTCGGCGCCGCCGGCGCAGATCGGCGACGCTCCGATGGAGCTGCCGGTGGCCGGGCGGCGACCGGCCACGGTGCCCCGACAGGCACACCCCGTGCCGGTACGCGCGGAGAACGTACTCCCCCCGGTGACGGTCCCGGCGTCCGGCGGCGGCGGGTGGTGGTCTCGGGAGGGGCCCGCACCGACGAGCTCCGCCGGTGGCGAGGCACCGCCGGAGGTGCCGGTGACGGCGGGCACCAACGCCCGGGGACTGCCGATGCGGGTGCCGATGGCGCAGTTGCAGTCCGTCACCCAGCCGGCCCGTCCCGGCCAGCAGCAGAGCACCCGGCACGACCCGGACCCGGAGGCGGTCGGCGGCATGTTGTCGAAGTTGTACAGCGGTGTGCGACGGGCCGAGGCCGAGGAGACCACCGAGATACCGGTACCACCACCGGGGACGTGGAGTGAGGGAGGACTCAAGTGA
- a CDS encoding MFS transporter produces MDRNRRSLGRPFWTFWSAAALANLGDGIRVAAFPLLAAALTDNPLAVAAVAAAQFLPWLVSGLLAGALADRRGARSLLTVADTGRVVVLGTLAAAIALGWASIALVVVAAFLLGIGETIRDTAAQTAVPRLVPDAQLEKANGRLVAGEIVGNEFVGPPVGALLFVVGAAIPFAVNGATLALAVMLVLSLPLTLAHRPRIDDEAQVADDGVLAGLRWLVRQPMLRTLVLVTAAVAAADTAWFAIFVLYAREALDLGAFGFGLLLATGAAGGLLGSFTADRLITRFRHRTVLTWSMATTAGVPVLLAVVADRAVAVVVVVATSAAFAVLNVAALSVRQRLVPGGLLGRVIAASRLVTYSCTALGALAGGALAARAGLGAPFVFSGAVAVAATAAWWLASRPTMPGALGLR; encoded by the coding sequence ATGGATCGGAACCGACGATCGTTGGGCCGGCCGTTCTGGACGTTCTGGAGCGCAGCCGCACTGGCCAACCTCGGTGACGGCATCCGGGTGGCCGCCTTTCCGCTGCTGGCCGCGGCGCTCACCGACAACCCGCTGGCGGTCGCCGCCGTGGCCGCCGCCCAGTTCCTGCCCTGGCTGGTGTCCGGCCTGCTCGCCGGTGCCCTCGCCGACCGCCGTGGGGCCCGGAGCCTGCTCACCGTCGCCGACACCGGACGGGTCGTCGTGCTCGGCACGCTCGCCGCCGCGATCGCCCTCGGCTGGGCGAGCATCGCCCTCGTGGTGGTCGCCGCCTTCCTACTCGGCATCGGCGAGACCATCCGCGACACGGCTGCCCAGACCGCCGTACCTCGGCTCGTCCCGGACGCTCAGTTGGAGAAGGCGAACGGGCGGCTGGTCGCCGGTGAGATCGTCGGCAACGAGTTCGTCGGCCCGCCGGTGGGGGCGCTGCTGTTCGTCGTCGGCGCCGCCATCCCGTTCGCGGTCAACGGCGCCACGCTCGCCCTGGCGGTGATGCTGGTGTTGTCGCTGCCGCTGACCCTGGCCCACCGGCCCCGCATCGACGACGAGGCGCAGGTCGCCGACGACGGTGTCCTGGCCGGCCTGCGCTGGCTGGTGCGCCAACCGATGCTGCGGACCCTGGTGCTGGTCACCGCCGCCGTGGCCGCCGCCGACACCGCCTGGTTCGCGATCTTCGTGCTCTACGCCCGCGAGGCCCTCGACCTCGGGGCGTTCGGCTTCGGACTACTGCTGGCCACCGGGGCGGCCGGCGGTCTGCTCGGCTCGTTCACCGCCGACCGGCTGATCACCCGGTTCCGCCACCGCACCGTACTCACCTGGTCGATGGCGACCACCGCGGGCGTACCGGTGCTGCTGGCGGTCGTCGCCGACCGGGCCGTGGCCGTGGTCGTGGTGGTCGCCACCAGCGCGGCGTTCGCCGTGCTCAACGTCGCCGCCCTGTCGGTACGGCAGCGGCTGGTGCCCGGCGGGTTGCTGGGTCGGGTCATCGCCGCTTCCCGCCTGGTCACCTACAGCTGTACGGCACTGGGCGCGCTGGCCGGCGGTGCCCTGGCCGCCCGCGCCGGTCTGGGTGCGCCGTTCGTGTTCAGCGGCGCGGTCGCCGTGGCCGCCACCGCAGCCTGGTGGCTCGCCTCCCGGCCGACCATGCCCGGCGCCCTCGGCCTGCGCTGA